Below is a window of Streptomyces qaidamensis DNA.
CACGATCGGCGTCGCCAAGAACCCGTTCGCCTTCACCCACGACGACCCGGACACCCCGCGCGGCAGCACCTCTCCGCTGCTCGCCGGCTCCGAGGAGGTCGGCCGCGCCCTGCGCACCCGGGACGGCGTCAAGCCGGTCTTCGTGTCCGCCGGCCACCGGGTGACGCTGGACAACGCCTGTGCGCACACCCTCGCGCTGACCCCCGAGTACCGCCTCCCGGAGACCACGCGCAGGGCGGACGCGTTGTGCCGGAGGGCGCTGCGGGAGGCCTACCCCGTCTGATCGGCCACGTGCCAGCGGCCCACCTCCCGGTACTCCGAGTCGTAAATGGCCGCCCCGTCCCCGGGGCCGAGCGCGTAGTGCCGGAGATTGCCGCCCCAGTACCTCAGGATCCGGCCCAGCTCGCCGGCCGGATCCTTCGCCAACGCCGCGTCGTCCATGGTGACTTCGAGAAGGAACTTCATGCCTTCAATGGTTTCATTGAACTCCTTCTTGGCACTTCTGGAGCTTCCGCCGAGGCCGGAGTGCGTAAAGCCTCAAGTCGGGGAGCCGGCCGGGGCGGTGCGGGCGGCGCGATCTGAGTACCGGCTCTGAGTACCTGTACGGATGCCCGCCCACCCCGCCCGTCGGCAGGCTGGGGCGCATGACGACGCACCGCGCCCCCAAGCCAGTTGCCGGCCCGACCCAGACCGTCGAGCGGGCCGTCACCATAGGGCTGATCCTCGCCGTGCTGGCCGGGCTCGGCTGGATCGCCGGGATGATCTACACCATCGCCGAGTGGCCGCTGTAGGACCTTCAGCGGGCCGACACGACGCGGAAGCGGATGCCCGCCGCGCGCAGCCGGTCGATCAGCGCGTTGCCCATCGCCGCCGCCGTGGTGACCTGGCCCGCCGTCTTCGGCAGGTCGTCGAAGGCCAGGCACAG
It encodes the following:
- the mmpA gene encoding morphogenic membrane protein MmpA, whose translation is MTTHRAPKPVAGPTQTVERAVTIGLILAVLAGLGWIAGMIYTIAEWPL